The proteins below come from a single Panicum hallii strain FIL2 chromosome 7, PHallii_v3.1, whole genome shotgun sequence genomic window:
- the LOC112899305 gene encoding MAP3K epsilon protein kinase 1-like isoform X2: MASRQHNAQFHKSKTLDNKYVSALAPPASRLGSGGNSWFARPDFFGGALLALTVFSRARVQMLGDEIGKGAYGRVYKGLDLENGDFVAIKQVSLENIPQEDLNIIMQEIDLLKNLNHKNIVKYLGSLKTKSHLHIILEYVENGSLANIIKPNKFGPFPESLVAVYIAQVLEGLVYLHEQGVIHRDIKGANILTTKEGLVKLADFGVATKLTEADINTHSVVGTPYWMAPEVIEMSGVCAASDIWSVGCTVIELLTCAPPYYDLQPMPALFRIVQDVHPPIPEGLSPEITDFLRQCFQKDAMQRPDAKTLLMHQWLQNSRRALPASLRQPTPLRNIDGDDEGSVHNSAGFCTPGDSQTPITSNVEQENGRKEQILESAAQNKTDELHDGNLKPTEGSSSNNLAVMKDNIVPNKDPTLVLHEKLPVEASSGDADLNGKVTAHEVQVGLPSKMEPESKESSSLEDGDVFSFQAGRQNIDYQKVVEPSVEGPKELSRFSDKPGDASLEDLFPPIDKQGNYGAEASTSTTGHELPYNGVSNDLAKVLNARVAEKQKGNDSESTNGGKLIEIADRLQDIDAQGFGDNIAGESLFPWQEYSKIVAQLKPGESEDVILSACQKLLLYFSHRPGQKQIYVTQNGFLPLMELLELPKNRIPVVMNFAEPNRPKDVRVQASLFLQQLCQASTLTLQMFIACQGIPVLVSFLEPDYAKYRDMVHLAIDGIWQVFKLQHSTLRNDFCRIAAKNGILLRLVNTLHSLNEATRFASISGSGASVTQNGSTPRRRSGQLDPSFIENSKARLDHHHSSGSLQSLQADADKHHILLDSSSSPRFSDKTGFGNLERNENDLIRPPRLSVSAGRTSTDRSPKHIELVSNGHNNGQNDQVRPLLSLLEKEPPSRHVSGQLDYVHHLSGLGRHETILPLLHASTERKTNGELDLIMAEFAEVSRHGRENGHIDSNVKDSNRVQSMKYAPSAGVSNEGASTSGAASQTASGVLSGSGVLNLRPGSTTSSGPLAQMFSSMSADVAREYLEKVADLLLEFAQADTVVKSLMASQSLLARIFQMFNKIEPPILLKILRCINHLSGDPNCLETLQRTDAIKHLIPILELRDGPLVYQIHSEVLNALFNLCKINKRRQEQAAENGIIPHLMNFVMSDSPLRQYALPLLCDMAHASRNSREQLRAHGGLDVYLNLLEDDAWACTALDSIAVCLAHDNDHRKVEQALLKKEAIQKLVKFFQDCPEQYFVHILDAFLKIITKSSRINTAMATNGLTTLLIARLDHREAIARLTLLKLIKVVYEHHPRPKQLIVENDLPQKLQNLIEERRDGQRGGQQVLVKQMATSLLKALHINTVL; the protein is encoded by the exons ATGGCGTCCAGGCAGCACAATGCGCAGTTCCACAAATCCAAGACGCTTGACAACAAATACGTGAGTGCCctcgcgccgcccgcctcccgcctcgGATCCGGGGGGAATTCGTGGTTCGCGCGGCCGGATTTTTTCGGGGGTGCGCTCCTAGCACTCACTGTGTTTTCTCGCGCGCGAGTGCAGATGCTTGGAGATGAGATAGGGAAGGGAGCGTACGGCCGAGTGTACAAGGGACTTGACCTGGAGAATGGCGACTTCGTGGCCATCAAGCAGGTCTCGCTGGAGAACATCCCGCAGGAGGATCTCAACATAATAATG CAAGAAATTGACCTACTGAAA AATCTCAATCACAAAAACATTGTTAAGTATCTTGGATCACTGAAGACAAAGAGCCACCTCCATATTATTCTAGA ATATGTGGAGAATGGCTCACTTGCCAATATTATCAAGCCAAACAAATTTGGACCTTTTCCCGAATCATTGGTGGCTGTCTACATTGCCCAG GTGTTGGAAGGTCTTGTTTACCTGCATGAACAAGGTGTCATACATAGAGATATCAAGGGTGCAAATATATTGACTACCAAAGAG GGCCTTGTCAAACTTGCTGATTTTGGAGTTGCCACTAAATTGACTGAAGCTGATATCAACACTCATTCTGTGGTCGGCACTCCATACTGGATGGCCCCTGAG GTCATCGAAATGTCTGGTGTTTGTGCTGCTTCTGATATCTGGAGTGTTGGTTGCACTGTAATTGAGTTGCTCACATGTGCCCCGCCATATTACGATCTCCAGCCTATGCCTGCACTGTTCCGCATTGTTCAG GATGTGCATCCACCGATACCAGAGGGTCTGTCTCCTGAGATTACTGATTTTCTCCGGCAATGTTTCCAAAAG GATGCAATGCAAAGGCCTGATGCGAAGACATTATTGATGCATCAATGGTTGCAAAATTCAAGACGAGCTTTGCCTGCTTCTCTTCGGCAACCTACTCCATTGAG GAACATTGATGGGGATGATGAAGGAAGTGTCCATAATAGCGCTGGTTTTTGCACACCAGGAGATTCTCAAACACCTATCACTTCTAATGTTGAGCAG GAAAATGGGAGAAAAGAGCAAATTCTGGAATCTGCTGCACAAAATAAAACTGACGAGCTTCATGATGGAAATTTAAAACCTACTGAGGGCAGTAGCTCAAACAATCTGGCAGTTATGAAAGATAACATAGTTCCTAATAAAGATCCGACATTAGTTTTACATGAGAAGCTACCAGTGGAAGCTTCATCTGGGGATGCTGATTTGAATGGCAAAGTGACGGCACATGAAGTGCAAGTTGGCCTGCCAAGTAAGATGGAGCCTGAAAGTAAAGAAAGTTCAAGTCTTGAGGATGGTGATGTGTTCTCCTTTCAGGCTGGAAGACAGAATATTGACTACCAAAAG GTGGTTGAACCTTCAGTTGAAGGACCGAAAGAGCTGAGTAGATTTAGTGACAAACCTGGAGATGCCTCATTGGAAGATTTATTTCCACCAATCGACAAACAGGGCAATTATGGAGCTGAAGCTTCAACATCAACTACCGGCCATGAACTTCCATATAATGGTGTATCAAATGACCTTGCAAAGGTGCTCAACGCCAGGGTAGCGGAGAAGCAAAAGGGAAATGATAGCGAGTCCACAAATGGTGGGAAACTAATTGAAATTGCAGATCGACTACAAGATATTGATGCACAG GGTTTTGGTGACAATATTGCTGGAGAGAGTCTTTTCCCTTGGCAG GAATACAGCAAAATAGTAGCACAACTGAAACCCGGGGAAAGTGAAGATGTGATATTGTCAGCGTGCCAAAAGCTTCTATTATACTTCAGTCACCGGCCTGGGCAAAAACAGATTTATGTGACACAGAATGGTTTCCTCCCGCTAATGGAACTCCTTGAACTTCCCAAAAACCGT ATTCCAGTGGTGATGAATTTTGCGGAGCCAAATCGTCCAAAGGATGTTCGGGTGCAAGCATCCTTGTTTCTTCAGCAGCTTTGTCAGGCCAG CACCTTGACATTGCAAATGTTCATTGCATGCCAAGGGATCCCTGTTTTGGTGAGCTTTTTAGAGCCTGATTATGCAAAATACAG GGATATGGTTCATCTTGCAATTGATGGCATATGGCAGGTGTTCAAACTACAGCATTCAACTCTGAGAAATGATTTCTGCCGTATAGCGGCAAAAAATGGGATACTTCTTAGGCTGGTGAATACTCTTCATAGCTTGAATGAAGCAACAAGATTTGCTTCCATCTCAGGGTCAGGCGCTTCGGTAACACAAAATGGCTCAACCCCCCGACGAAGATCTGGTCAATTAGACCCTTCATTTATTGAAAATTCCAAAGCAAGGCTGGATCATCACCACTCATCTGGTTCTCTGCAATCCCTACAAGCAGATGCAGATAAGCACCATATATTACTTGATTCCTCATCATCTCCTAGGTTTAGTGATAAAACTGGCTTTGGTAACTTAGAGAGGAATGAGAATGACTTGATTAGGCCACCGAGGCTTAGTGTTTCTGCAGGAAGAACATCTACAGATAGATCACCGAAGCACATAGAACTAGTTTCAAATGGTCATAATAATGGTCAAAATGACCAAGTACGGCCTCTATTGAGTTTGTTGGAGAAAGAACCACCTTCTCGACATGTATCTGGACAACTTGATTACGTTCACCACTTATCTGGATTGGGAAGGCATGAAACCATTTTACCATTATTACACGCGTCAACAGAGAGGAAAACAAATGGTGAACTTGACTTAATAATGGCGGAATTTGCTG AGGTCTCTAGACATGGAAGGGAGAATGGCCATATTGATTCTAATGTAAAAGATTCAAACAGAGTTCAAAGTATGAAATATGCACCTTCAGCAGGTGTATCTAATGAAGGAGCATCTACTTCTGGAGCTGCATCGCAAACAGCATCTGGTGTGTTATCTGGATCAGGAGTGCTCAATTTAAGACCAGGAAGTACAACATCATCTGGTCCATTAGCTCAGATGTTCTCTTCCATGAGCGCAGATGTTGCACGTGAGTATCTTGAGAAAGTGGCTGATCTTCTTTTGGAGTTTGCACAAGCAGACACAGTGGTAAAATCTCTTATGGCCAGCCAAAGCCTTCTTGCACGGATTTTCCAGATGTTCAACAAGATAGAACCTCCTATTCTTCTTAAG ATTCTTAGGTGCATTAATCATTTGTCTGGTGATCCCAATTGTCTTGAGACACTTCAACGCACAGATGCAATCAAGCATCTGATACCGATTCTTGAACTTCGTGATGGGCCTCTGGTATATCAAATACATAGTGAG GTCCTCAACGCTTTGTTCAACCTTTGCAAGATTAATAAAAGAAGACAAGAACAAGCAGCTGAAAATGGGATCATCCCTCACTTGATGAATTTTGTTATGTCGGACTCACCCCTAAGGCAGTATGCCCTGCCTTTGCTGTGTGATATGGCTCATGCTTCTCGCAACTCTAGAGAGCAGTTGAGGGCTCATGGAGGGCTAGATGTGTACTTAAATCTTTTGGAGGATGATGCATGGGCATGCACAGCATTGGATTCTATTGCTGTTTGTTTGGCTCATGATAATGATCACAGAAAAGTAGAACAAGCGCTGTTGAAGAAAGAGGCAATTCAGAAATTAGTGAAATTCTTCCAAGACTGCCCAGAACAATATTTTGTTCATATATTGGATGCTTTCTTGAAGATAATCAC GAAATCTTCTCGGATAAACACTGCAATGGCCACCAATGGTTTGACAACATTGCTTATTGCAAGGCTTGACCATCGAGAAGCTATTGCTCGGTTGACTCTGCTGAAACTCATAAAG GTTGTCTATGAGCACCATCCTCGACCAAAGCAGCTCATAGTAGAGAATGACCTTCCCCAAAAGCTACAAAATCTCATTGAAGAACGCAGGGATGGGCAACGCGGCGGCCAACAAGTGTTGGTCAAACAAATGGCCACCTCATTGTTGAAAGCGCTGCACATCAACACTGTTTTGTGA
- the LOC112899305 gene encoding MAP3K epsilon protein kinase 1-like isoform X4, with product MASRQHNAQFHKSKTLDNKYMLGDEIGKGAYGRVYKGLDLENGDFVAIKQVSLENIPQEDLNIIMQEIDLLKNLNHKNIVKYLGSLKTKSHLHIILEYVENGSLANIIKPNKFGPFPESLVAVYIAQVLEGLVYLHEQGVIHRDIKGANILTTKEGLVKLADFGVATKLTEADINTHSVVGTPYWMAPEVIEMSGVCAASDIWSVGCTVIELLTCAPPYYDLQPMPALFRIVQDVHPPIPEGLSPEITDFLRQCFQKDAMQRPDAKTLLMHQWLQNSRRALPASLRQPTPLRNIDGDDEGSVHNSAGFCTPGDSQTPITSNVEQENGRKEQILESAAQNKTDELHDGNLKPTEGSSSNNLAVMKDNIVPNKDPTLVLHEKLPVEASSGDADLNGKVTAHEVQVGLPSKMEPESKESSSLEDGDVFSFQAGRQNIDYQKVVEPSVEGPKELSRFSDKPGDASLEDLFPPIDKQGNYGAEASTSTTGHELPYNGVSNDLAKVLNARVAEKQKGNDSESTNGGKLIEIADRLQDIDAQGFGDNIAGESLFPWQEYSKIVAQLKPGESEDVILSACQKLLLYFSHRPGQKQIYVTQNGFLPLMELLELPKNRILSSVLQLINNIVKDNTGFLENACLVGLIPVVMNFAEPNRPKDVRVQASLFLQQLCQASTLTLQMFIACQGIPVLVSFLEPDYAKYRDMVHLAIDGIWQVFKLQHSTLRNDFCRIAAKNGILLRLVNTLHSLNEATRFASISGSGASVTQNGSTPRRRSGQLDPSFIENSKARLDHHHSSGSLQSLQADADKHHILLDSSSSPRFSDKTGFGNLERNENDLIRPPRLSVSAGRTSTDRSPKHIELVSNGHNNGQNDQVRPLLSLLEKEPPSRHVSGQLDYVHHLSGLGRHETILPLLHASTERKTNGELDLIMAEFAEVSRHGRENGHIDSNVKDSNRVQSMKYAPSAGVSNEGASTSGAASQTASGVLSGSGVLNLRPGSTTSSGPLAQMFSSMSADVAREYLEKVADLLLEFAQADTVVKSLMASQSLLARIFQMFNKIEPPILLKILRCINHLSGDPNCLETLQRTDAIKHLIPILELRDGPLVYQIHSEVLNALFNLCKINKRRQEQAAENGIIPHLMNFVMSDSPLRQYALPLLCDMAHASRNSREQLRAHGGLDVYLNLLEDDAWACTALDSIAVCLAHDNDHRKVEQALLKKEAIQKLVKFFQDCPEQYFVHILDAFLKIITKSSRINTAMATNGLTTLLIARLDHREAIARLTLLKLIKVVYEHHPRPKQLIVENDLPQKLQNLIEERRDGQRGGQQVLVKQMATSLLKALHINTVL from the exons ATGGCGTCCAGGCAGCACAATGCGCAGTTCCACAAATCCAAGACGCTTGACAACAAATAC ATGCTTGGAGATGAGATAGGGAAGGGAGCGTACGGCCGAGTGTACAAGGGACTTGACCTGGAGAATGGCGACTTCGTGGCCATCAAGCAGGTCTCGCTGGAGAACATCCCGCAGGAGGATCTCAACATAATAATG CAAGAAATTGACCTACTGAAA AATCTCAATCACAAAAACATTGTTAAGTATCTTGGATCACTGAAGACAAAGAGCCACCTCCATATTATTCTAGA ATATGTGGAGAATGGCTCACTTGCCAATATTATCAAGCCAAACAAATTTGGACCTTTTCCCGAATCATTGGTGGCTGTCTACATTGCCCAG GTGTTGGAAGGTCTTGTTTACCTGCATGAACAAGGTGTCATACATAGAGATATCAAGGGTGCAAATATATTGACTACCAAAGAG GGCCTTGTCAAACTTGCTGATTTTGGAGTTGCCACTAAATTGACTGAAGCTGATATCAACACTCATTCTGTGGTCGGCACTCCATACTGGATGGCCCCTGAG GTCATCGAAATGTCTGGTGTTTGTGCTGCTTCTGATATCTGGAGTGTTGGTTGCACTGTAATTGAGTTGCTCACATGTGCCCCGCCATATTACGATCTCCAGCCTATGCCTGCACTGTTCCGCATTGTTCAG GATGTGCATCCACCGATACCAGAGGGTCTGTCTCCTGAGATTACTGATTTTCTCCGGCAATGTTTCCAAAAG GATGCAATGCAAAGGCCTGATGCGAAGACATTATTGATGCATCAATGGTTGCAAAATTCAAGACGAGCTTTGCCTGCTTCTCTTCGGCAACCTACTCCATTGAG GAACATTGATGGGGATGATGAAGGAAGTGTCCATAATAGCGCTGGTTTTTGCACACCAGGAGATTCTCAAACACCTATCACTTCTAATGTTGAGCAG GAAAATGGGAGAAAAGAGCAAATTCTGGAATCTGCTGCACAAAATAAAACTGACGAGCTTCATGATGGAAATTTAAAACCTACTGAGGGCAGTAGCTCAAACAATCTGGCAGTTATGAAAGATAACATAGTTCCTAATAAAGATCCGACATTAGTTTTACATGAGAAGCTACCAGTGGAAGCTTCATCTGGGGATGCTGATTTGAATGGCAAAGTGACGGCACATGAAGTGCAAGTTGGCCTGCCAAGTAAGATGGAGCCTGAAAGTAAAGAAAGTTCAAGTCTTGAGGATGGTGATGTGTTCTCCTTTCAGGCTGGAAGACAGAATATTGACTACCAAAAG GTGGTTGAACCTTCAGTTGAAGGACCGAAAGAGCTGAGTAGATTTAGTGACAAACCTGGAGATGCCTCATTGGAAGATTTATTTCCACCAATCGACAAACAGGGCAATTATGGAGCTGAAGCTTCAACATCAACTACCGGCCATGAACTTCCATATAATGGTGTATCAAATGACCTTGCAAAGGTGCTCAACGCCAGGGTAGCGGAGAAGCAAAAGGGAAATGATAGCGAGTCCACAAATGGTGGGAAACTAATTGAAATTGCAGATCGACTACAAGATATTGATGCACAG GGTTTTGGTGACAATATTGCTGGAGAGAGTCTTTTCCCTTGGCAG GAATACAGCAAAATAGTAGCACAACTGAAACCCGGGGAAAGTGAAGATGTGATATTGTCAGCGTGCCAAAAGCTTCTATTATACTTCAGTCACCGGCCTGGGCAAAAACAGATTTATGTGACACAGAATGGTTTCCTCCCGCTAATGGAACTCCTTGAACTTCCCAAAAACCGT ATTTTAAGCTCTGTTCTGCAGCTCATTAACAACATTGTAAAAGATAATACAGGCTTCCTAGAAAATGCGTGCCTTGTTGGCCTC ATTCCAGTGGTGATGAATTTTGCGGAGCCAAATCGTCCAAAGGATGTTCGGGTGCAAGCATCCTTGTTTCTTCAGCAGCTTTGTCAGGCCAG CACCTTGACATTGCAAATGTTCATTGCATGCCAAGGGATCCCTGTTTTGGTGAGCTTTTTAGAGCCTGATTATGCAAAATACAG GGATATGGTTCATCTTGCAATTGATGGCATATGGCAGGTGTTCAAACTACAGCATTCAACTCTGAGAAATGATTTCTGCCGTATAGCGGCAAAAAATGGGATACTTCTTAGGCTGGTGAATACTCTTCATAGCTTGAATGAAGCAACAAGATTTGCTTCCATCTCAGGGTCAGGCGCTTCGGTAACACAAAATGGCTCAACCCCCCGACGAAGATCTGGTCAATTAGACCCTTCATTTATTGAAAATTCCAAAGCAAGGCTGGATCATCACCACTCATCTGGTTCTCTGCAATCCCTACAAGCAGATGCAGATAAGCACCATATATTACTTGATTCCTCATCATCTCCTAGGTTTAGTGATAAAACTGGCTTTGGTAACTTAGAGAGGAATGAGAATGACTTGATTAGGCCACCGAGGCTTAGTGTTTCTGCAGGAAGAACATCTACAGATAGATCACCGAAGCACATAGAACTAGTTTCAAATGGTCATAATAATGGTCAAAATGACCAAGTACGGCCTCTATTGAGTTTGTTGGAGAAAGAACCACCTTCTCGACATGTATCTGGACAACTTGATTACGTTCACCACTTATCTGGATTGGGAAGGCATGAAACCATTTTACCATTATTACACGCGTCAACAGAGAGGAAAACAAATGGTGAACTTGACTTAATAATGGCGGAATTTGCTG AGGTCTCTAGACATGGAAGGGAGAATGGCCATATTGATTCTAATGTAAAAGATTCAAACAGAGTTCAAAGTATGAAATATGCACCTTCAGCAGGTGTATCTAATGAAGGAGCATCTACTTCTGGAGCTGCATCGCAAACAGCATCTGGTGTGTTATCTGGATCAGGAGTGCTCAATTTAAGACCAGGAAGTACAACATCATCTGGTCCATTAGCTCAGATGTTCTCTTCCATGAGCGCAGATGTTGCACGTGAGTATCTTGAGAAAGTGGCTGATCTTCTTTTGGAGTTTGCACAAGCAGACACAGTGGTAAAATCTCTTATGGCCAGCCAAAGCCTTCTTGCACGGATTTTCCAGATGTTCAACAAGATAGAACCTCCTATTCTTCTTAAG ATTCTTAGGTGCATTAATCATTTGTCTGGTGATCCCAATTGTCTTGAGACACTTCAACGCACAGATGCAATCAAGCATCTGATACCGATTCTTGAACTTCGTGATGGGCCTCTGGTATATCAAATACATAGTGAG GTCCTCAACGCTTTGTTCAACCTTTGCAAGATTAATAAAAGAAGACAAGAACAAGCAGCTGAAAATGGGATCATCCCTCACTTGATGAATTTTGTTATGTCGGACTCACCCCTAAGGCAGTATGCCCTGCCTTTGCTGTGTGATATGGCTCATGCTTCTCGCAACTCTAGAGAGCAGTTGAGGGCTCATGGAGGGCTAGATGTGTACTTAAATCTTTTGGAGGATGATGCATGGGCATGCACAGCATTGGATTCTATTGCTGTTTGTTTGGCTCATGATAATGATCACAGAAAAGTAGAACAAGCGCTGTTGAAGAAAGAGGCAATTCAGAAATTAGTGAAATTCTTCCAAGACTGCCCAGAACAATATTTTGTTCATATATTGGATGCTTTCTTGAAGATAATCAC GAAATCTTCTCGGATAAACACTGCAATGGCCACCAATGGTTTGACAACATTGCTTATTGCAAGGCTTGACCATCGAGAAGCTATTGCTCGGTTGACTCTGCTGAAACTCATAAAG GTTGTCTATGAGCACCATCCTCGACCAAAGCAGCTCATAGTAGAGAATGACCTTCCCCAAAAGCTACAAAATCTCATTGAAGAACGCAGGGATGGGCAACGCGGCGGCCAACAAGTGTTGGTCAAACAAATGGCCACCTCATTGTTGAAAGCGCTGCACATCAACACTGTTTTGTGA